Proteins found in one Streptococcus anginosus subsp. whileyi MAS624 genomic segment:
- a CDS encoding Mini-ribonuclease 3 yields the protein MIDVNLINGIALAFEGDAIYSTYIRRHLIFQGLTKPNQLHREATKYVSARAQANLISQMLEEKILTEKEEDIYKRGRNANSHTKAKNADIVTYRMSTGFEAVLGYLHMTDQIKRLEELIDWCIVRVEGAHHDKN from the coding sequence GTGATTGATGTCAATCTTATAAATGGTATTGCCTTGGCTTTTGAAGGCGATGCTATCTACTCAACTTATATCCGTCGTCACTTGATTTTCCAAGGCTTGACAAAACCGAACCAGCTACACAGAGAAGCAACCAAGTATGTGTCAGCTCGTGCGCAAGCTAATCTCATTTCGCAAATGTTGGAAGAAAAAATTCTGACAGAAAAGGAAGAAGACATTTATAAGCGTGGACGCAATGCCAATAGCCATACTAAAGCTAAAAACGCAGATATTGTAACCTATCGCATGTCGACAGGTTTTGAAGCCGTTCTGGGATATTTACACATGACCGATCAAATCAAGCGTTTAGAAGAGCTGATTGATTGGTGTATTGTGAGAGTGGAGGGCGCACATCATGACAAAAACTGA
- a CDS encoding helix-turn-helix domain-containing protein — protein MTKTDLLEWFPQGRLQSNPNAKEDEVAIPISSNQWLLLKKSSLTEREQELISLLTGKDSAFDGGPWYDYLVHNRGKMPQNVQKLQFVHCHLFHYENETIGSWLEMMRTILPNRIADFQLSYQDYIFVLDQTQLVPVKDVLRDTLSAIEYDFSLTLTIQIGQIWTRIFEENYPELFQAENTLFSKWWEQAQHSNVHSFSQLFLWGISQNDFILPILTKKLHQLIESQEQLIDIIAALWENTAVVTKAAQQLYIHRNTLQYHIDKWEELTGLQLKDLTDLTLCYHIVINDLV, from the coding sequence ATGACAAAAACTGATCTTTTAGAATGGTTCCCTCAAGGGAGGCTTCAATCCAATCCAAATGCAAAAGAGGATGAAGTGGCAATTCCCATTTCAAGTAATCAATGGTTGTTATTAAAAAAAAGCAGTCTGACAGAGCGAGAGCAAGAACTTATTTCTTTACTGACTGGGAAAGACTCTGCATTTGATGGTGGACCTTGGTATGATTATTTGGTTCATAACCGTGGCAAAATGCCTCAAAACGTTCAAAAGCTACAGTTCGTCCATTGTCATTTATTCCATTATGAAAATGAAACAATTGGGTCTTGGTTGGAAATGATGCGAACCATATTGCCCAATAGAATAGCAGATTTTCAGCTATCCTATCAGGATTACATCTTTGTGCTGGATCAAACGCAGTTAGTCCCTGTAAAAGATGTTCTTCGTGATACTTTATCGGCTATCGAATATGACTTCAGTTTAACTCTGACAATTCAAATCGGACAGATTTGGACTCGCATTTTTGAGGAAAACTATCCTGAGCTATTTCAAGCAGAGAATACCCTTTTTTCCAAGTGGTGGGAACAGGCTCAGCATTCCAATGTGCATTCTTTTTCTCAACTCTTTTTGTGGGGGATTAGCCAAAACGATTTCATATTGCCAATTTTAACAAAGAAACTTCACCAATTGATTGAAAGTCAGGAACAGCTCATTGATATTATCGCTGCTTTGTGGGAAAATACGGCGGTTGTGACAAAAGCTGCCCAGCAGTTGTATATTCATCGGAACACATTGCAATATCACATTGATAAATGGGAAGAACTGACGGGCTTACAGCTAAAAGACCTGACAGATTTGACCCTGTGTTACCATATTGTCATCAATGATTTAGTGTAA